ATTTTTCCTGTTTCATAATCGGATTTTTATATGTTATAATGATATCACAATGATATCATTTTTTTATGAAAAATCCTATACCTGAAAATATATTTTATTTCTTCAAACATGTTATACGTCTAATGAATTTTTGTTTTTAAACAATAGACGGAAATAGGATTGTTTATACTATTAAGATGGTTTGAGTTAAAAAATAAATGTCTTTATCATATAGAAAATGGGGAGATAACGCTAAAAGCCGATAGGTGACGTTCAAAATACAAGATATTTTATTAGGTTTGAAATAAATTAAATTTAGTAGATCGTGTCGAACAGTCGAAAAAGCCAATCCATTTATACTGCTAATCCCCTTGTGTTCAAATACGGGATGATGCTGCTCAGTGTGATCATTATCTGTATTTTTCTGCCCAAACAACCAAGGTTCAGGTTTGAGTATGAAAAGGGAAAAATATGGATGCATGAAGATTTAATCGCCCCATATAACTTCGCTATTCTTAAAACCCCAGCCGAGATCAAAGCTGATCGGGAGCAGGTGTTGCGCGCAGTGTATCCTGTATATGATAATCATATAGCGATGCGAAATGAGGAGACAGAACGATTTCTGAATGAGTTAGAGAATAAATGGAAAGGAAGCGGCTTGGAAGATAAGGAGATGTCTGTATACAGTTTGATGGTTACACAAATTCTTTCGCACGTATATAATCGGGGTATTATAGCGTTGACCAAAAAATTTCAAATTGATGGAGAGCATTACACGTTCAATTTAGTTACAGAAAGTGTAACCGAAAGGAAAAATACGGCAGAGGTTTATACCAGGGAAACAGCTTTAGCTTATGCAAATACTATTATCGATGACAGAAAAGCGGTAACGGAGAAGGAGTGGCTAAAAAGTATAGTGGGAGACTATATACAGCCGAACTACATCTATAACGAACGGTTGACAGATAAACTGGAAGCTGATGCTCTGGCAAGTATTTCTACTACCAGAGGGATGGTACAGCGAGGTGAGCTGATCGTGGCTTCGGGCAGTATGGTTAATAATGAGGTGTTTCAGAAGGTGGAGTCTTTACGTGTAGCTTATGAAGAGGAAGCGCGTATCGGGGGTGATAGAAAGGTGGTGGTGGTTGGGCAATTTCTAATTGTCGGCCTGGTAGTTACCTTATTAATGGTTTTCCTTTATCTTTTTAGGATAGACGTATTTTCAAATAATAGATTGCTTTCGTTGATTCTCCTAGTGGTAACAGGTATGTTGGTAGTGCTTTCGTGGGCCCTTAAATTGCAGTTATCAAGTTTATATTATATTCCGTTCTGTATTGTGCCAATTATCATCCGTATTCTGTTTGATACCCGTATGGCGTTGAATATCCACTTGTTGATGGTGCTTGTTTCCGGTTTCTTTGTTCCCAATAGTTTTGAATTTGCATTTTTACAAGTTACTGCTGGCATGGTCAGTATTTACAGTATAAAAACCCTGATTAAGCGAGAGCAATTCCTGTTATCTTCACTCATT
This Olivibacter sp. SDN3 DNA region includes the following protein-coding sequences:
- a CDS encoding HD family phosphohydrolase, which produces MLLSVIIICIFLPKQPRFRFEYEKGKIWMHEDLIAPYNFAILKTPAEIKADREQVLRAVYPVYDNHIAMRNEETERFLNELENKWKGSGLEDKEMSVYSLMVTQILSHVYNRGIIALTKKFQIDGEHYTFNLVTESVTERKNTAEVYTRETALAYANTIIDDRKAVTEKEWLKSIVGDYIQPNYIYNERLTDKLEADALASISTTRGMVQRGELIVASGSMVNNEVFQKVESLRVAYEEEARIGGDRKVVVVGQFLIVGLVVTLLMVFLYLFRIDVFSNNRLLSLILLVVTGMLVVLSWALKLQLSSLYYIPFCIVPIIIRILFDTRMALNIHLLMVLVSGFFVPNSFEFAFLQVTAGMVSIYSIKTLIKREQFLLSSLIILITYFIAYLGIILIRDGSIADIGYTSFVPFVVSVLLTLLAYPLIYAFERLFGITSDVSLMELTNTNSSLLRELSYKAPGTFQHSLQVANLAEAAIYKIGGNALLVRAGALYHDIGKMQNPQYFIENQTKGYNPHDGLTFEQSAQIIIAHVNKGIDLAHKHQLPESIINFIRTHHGTTRTDFFYNAFIKEFPEKIVDEQEFRYPGPIPFSKETAVLMMADSVEAASRSIKEPDAENISNLVDKIIEGKLAQGQFKNSNITMQEIETIRAIFKRMLMSIYHVRVDYDAKKTKASN